The sequence ATGACTCGGAAAAAAGGAGTTGTTTTAGGCAGCCTGAGCGTTATTGAAGGATATAAAGAATGGGGCCCGTGTATCTCATCTTATCACCTTAATAAACCAGAAGTATCTATTCTAGGCGCAAATAAATTAATAAAATGGGATAATTTAAAAATTAGGGGTACTAAAACGGTTCATGGAGATCCAACTGGGGTGGGTTTCAGAATACAGGACGAAAATCTAACTATTTCCTACACTTCAGATACAGAATACTTTGATAAATTACACAAGTATCATGATGGTGCAGATATATTAATTGGAAGTGTTATTAGGCCCCATGCTGAAAGGATTCGGGGCCATATGTGTGCCAATGATTTTGCTAAATTGATAGGGGAAGTTAAACCTAAAATGGCTATTATGACTCATTTAGGTATGAAAATGATAATGAATAATCCTGAAGATGAGGCCCGCCGAATTAGTGATGAAACAGGAATCCGTGTTTTAGCAGCCCGTGATGGGATGAAAATTAATCTTGATGAATTTTCCTATTCACAGCAAAGTCTGGATGAATTTTAACTGTATTGAATACCATTTTCTGGATTTTATGTAAATAAGTGTAATCAATTTCTATTTTAATAAACTATTTTAATAAACATTATATGGATAAATATTAGTATAATTAATATATATTTTAAAATTAATTGATAATAATATTGTGTGCCTCGATAGCTTAGTAGGTAGAGCGCGGGATTCGTAATCCCGAGGCCGCGGGTTCAATTCCCGCTCGAGGCTTAAAATTTTTTATTTAATCATATTTTTTTGTAAATTTTAAGATATTCTTTTAGATATTCTATTTATTTTAATAAAATTAGCTAAATAATAAGATTATACTAAAAGGACTAATTAAAAAGCAATTGTATAAATTAAATCATTATATTAATTAAAAAAAATCTTGAATGGGGGATTAAATGGGTATAATGTTTAAAAAAGGATATGTGATGTGTCAAGATTCATACAAATGTTCTCATGAAACTTGTATGCATCATGATCGGCATAGCAAAAAAAGTTCATGTAAATCAAGAGTTTGCAATAAAACTGAAATAATGTGAGATGTGTGGCCACACCACGTGAAAAATGATGTTTAATATTGAAGATTTCTATCTAAAAATTAAATAATATCAAATTGTAATTAAATTTCAAATTCAACTTTTATCTGAGTTCCATCTTCGCTTTGAATAGTTAATTTTCCTGCAATCTGCCGAACTAATGTATTTACTATCTCAAAACCAAGTGAGTTAATATTAGTTATATCAAAACTTTCAGGAAGGCCCTTTCCATTATCTGAAACTTCTAGAGTTACAAATTTATGATCACGTTCACTTAGGCTTATTTGTACTGTGCCTACAGTATCGTCTGGAAAAGCGTGTTTTAATGCATTTACAACTAATTCATTTAATATAAGGCCCAGGGGTATAGATATATTGACATCTAATGGTATGTCTTCTAATAGTAGCTCTAATTTAATGCTTTTATTTTTATTTTGATGTCCGCGTAGGAGATCTGTAGCAATAGAGCTTGCATATTCTCCAAAGTTTAAATTTTTCAAATCAGAGGACTTGTAAAGTCTTTCATGAACTAATGCCATAGATCTGGCTCTATTCTGACTATCCTCCAAAATTTCCTTAGCTTCTTCATTATCAATGTATCTGGCCTGTAAATTTAATAAACTGGAAATAACCATTAAATTATTTTTAACTCGATGATTAACTTCTCGAATAAGCATTTTTTTCTCTTTAAGAGATTTTTTAAGTTCTTCTTCAACATTTTTTCTTAATGAGATGTCTCTGCTGGTACCAATAATCTGTATCAAATCAGAATCTTTATCAACGATTTTTTTGCTGGTTGTTTCTAACCAAACATAATTTCCATCTTTATTTAATATCCTAAATTCAATAGTAAGACTTTTATTGGTTTTTGATAGTTTAGAAAAAGATTCTTGAACCATCTCATGTTCTTCAGGG is a genomic window of Methanobacteriales archaeon HGW-Methanobacteriales-1 containing:
- a CDS encoding MBL fold metallo-hydrolase, with product MVDDFATITQKRMTGGFRIDDIDGKNIHIDPGPGALVRSYQFGLDPLKLSGIMVSHSHTDHYTDAEVLIEAFTKGMTRKKGVVLGSLSVIEGYKEWGPCISSYHLNKPEVSILGANKLIKWDNLKIRGTKTVHGDPTGVGFRIQDENLTISYTSDTEYFDKLHKYHDGADILIGSVIRPHAERIRGHMCANDFAKLIGEVKPKMAIMTHLGMKMIMNNPEDEARRISDETGIRVLAARDGMKINLDEFSYSQQSLDEF